One genomic window of Polaromonas sp. SP1 includes the following:
- a CDS encoding DUF2004 domain-containing protein: protein MEDEVKKRANLALAAIKQAFGTEADEYGATLFVSHHLEEIPRDYWKKHLGADKPEPSAVLGLLELKSNWGEGEIENFDFSLPDDVTQYVISVNFDEGGEIAGISMES from the coding sequence ATGGAAGACGAAGTCAAGAAAAGAGCGAATTTGGCACTTGCTGCCATCAAGCAGGCTTTTGGGACAGAGGCCGATGAATATGGCGCTACTTTGTTTGTCAGTCACCACCTTGAGGAGATACCCCGGGACTATTGGAAAAAGCACCTTGGAGCTGATAAGCCTGAGCCGTCCGCAGTTCTTGGCTTGCTTGAGCTGAAGTCCAACTGGGGCGAAGGCGAGATCGAGAATTTCGATTTTTCGCTTCCGGATGATGTCACGCAGTACGTCATCTCTGTCAACTTTGACGAAGGTGGTGAGATTGCTGGAATCTCGATGGAAAGTTGA
- the hemE gene encoding uroporphyrinogen decarboxylase: protein MFAPLQNDTFLRACLRQATDHTPVWLMRQAGRYLPEYRATRAQAGSFMGLATNTDYATEVTLQPLARYPLDAAILFSDILTVPDAMGLGLSFALGEGPRFATPVRDEAAVAKLEVPDMAKLRYVFDAVTSIRKALNGRVPLIGFSGSPWTLACYMVEGAGSDDYRLVKTMLYQRPDLMHKMLAVNADAVATYLNAQIEAGAQAVMIFDSWGGVLADAAFKTFSLAYTARVLGQLKREHEGVKIPRLVFTKGGGQWLEAMAQLDCEVLGLDWTVNLARARALVGENGPHAKALQGNLDPNVLFANPAQIEAEVAAVLDSFGAPHTDAGRPGPTQIFNLGHGISQHTPPESVEVLVRAVHAHSRAMRMARG, encoded by the coding sequence ATGTTCGCACCCCTCCAAAACGACACCTTTTTGCGTGCCTGCCTGCGCCAGGCTACCGACCACACCCCCGTCTGGCTGATGCGCCAGGCCGGCCGCTACTTGCCTGAATACCGCGCCACGCGGGCCCAGGCCGGCAGCTTTATGGGCCTGGCCACCAACACCGACTACGCCACCGAAGTCACGCTGCAGCCCCTGGCGCGCTACCCGCTAGACGCCGCCATTCTGTTCAGCGACATCCTGACCGTGCCCGACGCCATGGGCCTGGGCCTGTCGTTTGCCCTCGGCGAAGGCCCGCGCTTTGCCACGCCGGTGCGTGACGAGGCTGCCGTGGCAAAGCTTGAAGTGCCCGACATGGCCAAGCTGCGCTATGTGTTTGATGCCGTCACGTCGATCCGCAAGGCGCTGAACGGCCGCGTGCCGCTGATCGGCTTTTCAGGCAGCCCCTGGACGCTGGCCTGCTACATGGTCGAAGGCGCGGGCTCTGACGACTACCGCCTGGTCAAGACCATGCTGTACCAGCGCCCTGACCTGATGCACAAAATGCTGGCCGTGAACGCCGACGCGGTGGCCACCTACTTGAATGCGCAAATCGAGGCCGGCGCCCAGGCCGTGATGATTTTTGACAGCTGGGGCGGCGTGCTGGCCGACGCGGCCTTCAAGACCTTCAGCCTGGCCTATACGGCACGTGTGCTGGGCCAGCTCAAACGTGAGCATGAAGGCGTCAAGATCCCCCGCCTGGTCTTCACCAAGGGCGGTGGCCAGTGGCTGGAGGCCATGGCCCAGCTGGACTGCGAAGTGCTGGGGCTGGACTGGACCGTGAACCTGGCCCGCGCCCGCGCGCTGGTCGGTGAAAACGGCCCCCACGCCAAGGCCCTGCAGGGCAACCTCGACCCCAACGTGCTGTTTGCCAACCCGGCCCAGATTGAAGCCGAAGTGGCGGCCGTGCTGGACAGCTTTGGTGCGCCCCATACCGATGCCGGCCGGCCCGGTCCAACCCAGATTTTCAACCTCGGGCACGGCATCAGCCAGCACACACCGCCGGAAAGTGTCGAGGTCCTGGTGCGCGCAGTGCACGCTCACTCTCGCGCAATGCGCATGGCCCGAGGCTAA
- a CDS encoding VOC family protein: MFRSIHHAKQFNQFMTKHTIAAVMVHVGNVAEAFTWYERAFPGAAHKRVAGQDFEYLSVGAVSLELVLSDAKVSSGASGSVVYWQVPDIETSLRHFQSIGATLYRGPVLIEEGQAMCQVRDPWGNCIGLRGPPAK; encoded by the coding sequence TTGTTCCGCAGCATTCACCACGCTAAGCAGTTCAATCAGTTCATGACCAAACACACCATCGCCGCCGTCATGGTTCACGTAGGAAACGTCGCGGAGGCTTTCACCTGGTACGAGCGCGCATTTCCCGGGGCGGCTCACAAGCGCGTAGCCGGCCAGGATTTCGAGTACCTCAGTGTTGGCGCTGTCAGCCTTGAGCTTGTGCTGTCAGACGCCAAGGTTTCTTCGGGTGCTTCCGGTTCTGTTGTGTACTGGCAGGTTCCTGACATCGAGACCTCGCTGCGCCACTTCCAGTCCATCGGCGCCACCCTTTATCGCGGCCCTGTGCTGATTGAAGAGGGGCAGGCCATGTGCCAGGTGCGGGATCCGTGGGGAAATTGCATCGGCCTGCGAGGGCCTCCCGCCAAATGA
- a CDS encoding RNA-binding protein — MSPLELDQLQQCPDIPTLRKVLKNMCERFGSVKQLNVLPAAHAGKQQALCFLRMASEEEEQKLMSGLGIGRFGGELVVVVDLLAAERPQTESAWGSLA; from the coding sequence ATGAGCCCTCTCGAACTCGACCAGTTGCAGCAGTGCCCCGACATTCCCACATTGCGCAAGGTCCTGAAAAATATGTGTGAACGCTTCGGCTCGGTCAAGCAGCTCAACGTCCTGCCGGCTGCCCACGCCGGCAAGCAGCAGGCGCTGTGCTTTTTGCGCATGGCGTCCGAAGAGGAGGAGCAAAAACTCATGAGCGGCCTGGGCATAGGCCGTTTTGGCGGTGAGCTGGTGGTCGTTGTAGACCTGCTTGCGGCCGAGCGGCCGCAGACGGAAAGCGCGTGGGGCTCACTCGCCTGA
- a CDS encoding class I SAM-dependent methyltransferase, with product MPDNYLPEVRNQYEALPYPPCNPEDDRKRLVLTWLEDLPMINHYCFAGKQSFQSGFKALVAGGGTGDATIFLAEQLRHTDAQVVHLDMSEASIALAKKRAEIRGLTNITWVHDSLLNLPALAAQLGKFDYINSSGVLHHLADPDLGFKALLSVLKEDGAIGLMVYATTGRTGVYQMQALMRLVNGEEADAQRKIANTRDLLGSLPPTNGFMRSEYLHSDHKAGDAGIYDLLLHSQDRSYSVGELFDWLGGKADGAPGGHGMHLEFTDVQRGRSPYLPHMVLGSKPPAMAAALRKLPRRRQYEMAELMSGTIITHSLYLTRDAACTAPYGNPAYVPFFYHEPLTGELAAQVFGSNKGQPFMLRHQHSGVALTVNPGKYGAKILALIDGKKTFGEIFEQFRAAWQGKAAAPDNAALFADFAESYDTLNALDRLLLRHPSAEVAAK from the coding sequence ATGCCTGATAACTACCTGCCCGAAGTCAGAAACCAATATGAGGCGCTGCCGTACCCGCCTTGCAACCCGGAAGACGACCGCAAGCGGCTGGTGCTGACGTGGCTGGAAGACCTGCCGATGATCAACCACTACTGCTTTGCCGGGAAGCAGTCTTTCCAGAGCGGCTTCAAGGCGCTGGTGGCGGGCGGGGGCACGGGGGATGCGACGATCTTCCTGGCGGAGCAGCTGCGCCACACCGATGCGCAGGTGGTGCACCTGGACATGAGCGAGGCCAGCATTGCGCTGGCCAAAAAACGTGCGGAGATCCGCGGGCTGACCAACATCACCTGGGTGCATGACTCGCTGCTGAACCTGCCGGCACTGGCCGCGCAGCTTGGCAAGTTTGACTACATCAACTCCAGCGGCGTGCTGCACCACCTGGCCGACCCCGACCTGGGCTTCAAGGCGCTGCTGAGTGTGCTGAAGGAAGACGGCGCCATCGGGCTGATGGTGTATGCCACCACCGGCCGCACCGGCGTCTACCAGATGCAGGCGCTGATGCGCCTGGTCAATGGCGAAGAGGCGGATGCGCAGCGCAAGATCGCCAACACCCGCGACCTGCTGGGCAGCCTGCCGCCCACCAACGGGTTCATGCGCAGCGAATACCTGCACAGCGACCACAAGGCCGGGGACGCCGGCATTTACGACTTGCTGCTGCATTCGCAGGACCGCTCGTACAGCGTGGGCGAGCTCTTCGACTGGCTGGGCGGCAAGGCCGACGGCGCACCAGGCGGGCACGGCATGCACCTGGAATTCACCGACGTGCAGCGCGGCCGCTCACCTTACCTGCCGCACATGGTGCTGGGCAGCAAGCCGCCGGCCATGGCCGCGGCGCTGCGCAAGCTGCCGCGCAGAAGGCAGTATGAAATGGCCGAGTTGATGTCCGGCACCATCATCACGCACTCGCTCTACCTGACGCGTGATGCGGCGTGCACCGCGCCGTATGGCAACCCTGCCTATGTGCCTTTTTTCTACCATGAGCCCTTGACGGGTGAGCTCGCGGCGCAGGTGTTCGGGAGCAACAAGGGCCAGCCCTTCATGCTCAGGCACCAGCATTCGGGCGTCGCGCTGACGGTCAACCCCGGCAAATACGGCGCAAAAATCCTCGCGCTGATAGACGGCAAAAAGACCTTCGGCGAAATCTTCGAGCAGTTCCGCGCCGCCTGGCAAGGCAAGGCCGCCGCACCGGACAACGCGGCGCTGTTTGCCGATTTTGCGGAGTCGTATGACACGCTGAATGCGCTGGACCGCCTGCTGCTGCGGCATCCTTCAGCCGAAGTCGCCGCAAAATAA
- a CDS encoding helix-turn-helix transcriptional regulator yields the protein MNTNQIAHIASLVGEPARTAMLMELLDGRSLTAHELAGVGNVSPQTASRHLALLVEGGLLCVEQHGRHRYHRLASVEVARVLEGITQLASQNAPTPRRAVVPGPKDAAMRMARSCYDHIAGRLGVAIAHHLLEDGAITFDGEAGHVTPKANAVLARLGIELSTSPTSINSKRPYCRPCLDWSERRFHVAGQLGTLICNHSLERGWLLRRQGMRALDITPKGVVALRDWMGQEDWRQVTEGDAFPARAVTALRAA from the coding sequence ATGAATACCAACCAGATCGCCCACATCGCTTCGCTGGTCGGCGAGCCGGCCCGCACCGCCATGCTGATGGAGCTGCTCGACGGCCGCTCGCTCACCGCGCATGAATTGGCCGGGGTCGGCAATGTGTCGCCCCAAACCGCCAGCCGACACCTGGCCTTGCTGGTCGAAGGCGGTCTGCTGTGTGTAGAACAGCACGGCCGCCACCGCTACCACCGCCTCGCTTCGGTGGAAGTGGCCCGTGTGCTCGAAGGCATCACACAACTCGCCTCACAAAACGCGCCCACGCCACGCCGCGCCGTGGTGCCCGGCCCCAAAGACGCCGCCATGCGCATGGCCCGCAGCTGCTACGACCACATCGCCGGCCGCTTGGGCGTGGCCATCGCCCACCATCTGCTGGAAGACGGCGCCATCACCTTTGATGGCGAAGCCGGCCACGTCACCCCCAAAGCCAATGCCGTGCTGGCACGCCTGGGCATCGAGCTGTCAACCTCGCCCACCAGCATCAACAGCAAGCGGCCTTACTGCCGCCCCTGCCTCGACTGGAGCGAGCGCCGCTTTCACGTCGCCGGGCAACTCGGCACGCTGATCTGCAACCACAGCCTGGAGCGCGGCTGGCTGTTGCGCCGCCAGGGCATGCGCGCGCTGGACATCACGCCCAAGGGTGTGGTGGCGCTGCGCGACTGGATGGGGCAGGAGGACTGGCGGCAGGTAACCGAAGGGGATGCCTTTCCTGCGCGCGCAGTGACAGCGTTACGCGCCGCCTGA
- a CDS encoding MFS transporter, which translates to MTPTLQPPAPRAFYGTTVVRAAFVLAIFGWGVGFYSPAIFLHAVIARTGWALPLVSSAVTFHFLFGAGVVACLPRLHARLGVAATTAAGCAALAAGLLGWALAAQPWQLFLAAVLTGGGWVTMGAAGINAIISPWFARGRPMALAKAYNGASLGGVIFSPLWGALIAAIGFTAATVMVGGAMLAVVAYLCFYVVVQTPERMGQRPDGDAPGMPARTITSAHAKPLPGRLLWRDRSFRTLAAAMALSLFAQAGLITHLYSLLVSALGTQGAGLAMALATACAIGGRTVVGKFMPADADRRVVASVSYAVQIGGSLLLACAAEHQTALILLGVVLFGVGIGNATSLPPLVAQVEFVKEDVPRVVALIVAMSQGLWALAPATFALLLVTGSGSPAHLGAGTGLYFGATVLLQLAAIACMLGGRKPAA; encoded by the coding sequence ATGACCCCAACCCTGCAGCCGCCGGCGCCCCGCGCCTTTTATGGAACCACCGTGGTACGCGCCGCCTTTGTGCTGGCCATCTTCGGCTGGGGTGTGGGCTTTTACAGCCCGGCGATTTTTCTGCATGCGGTGATCGCGCGCACCGGCTGGGCGCTGCCGCTGGTGTCAAGCGCCGTGACATTTCACTTCCTCTTTGGCGCGGGCGTGGTGGCCTGCCTGCCGCGCCTGCATGCCCGGCTGGGTGTGGCCGCCACGACCGCCGCAGGTTGCGCGGCGCTGGCAGCCGGCTTGCTGGGCTGGGCCCTGGCCGCGCAGCCCTGGCAGCTGTTTCTGGCGGCGGTGCTGACGGGCGGCGGCTGGGTCACCATGGGCGCGGCAGGCATCAACGCCATCATCTCGCCCTGGTTTGCGCGCGGGCGGCCCATGGCGTTGGCCAAGGCTTACAACGGCGCCAGTTTGGGCGGCGTGATTTTCTCGCCGCTGTGGGGCGCGCTGATCGCAGCGATAGGCTTTACCGCCGCCACGGTGATGGTGGGTGGCGCCATGCTGGCTGTCGTGGCTTACCTCTGTTTTTATGTGGTCGTGCAGACGCCCGAGCGCATGGGCCAGCGGCCCGATGGTGACGCGCCGGGCATGCCGGCACGCACCATCACCTCTGCCCACGCCAAGCCGCTGCCGGGCCGCCTGCTGTGGCGTGACCGCAGCTTTCGCACGCTGGCGGCGGCGATGGCGCTGAGTTTGTTCGCTCAAGCCGGCTTGATCACGCACCTGTATTCGCTGCTGGTGTCGGCGCTCGGCACCCAGGGTGCAGGCCTGGCGATGGCGCTGGCTACGGCTTGCGCCATCGGTGGCCGAACAGTGGTCGGTAAATTCATGCCTGCCGACGCTGATCGACGCGTGGTGGCCAGCGTGAGCTACGCGGTGCAGATTGGAGGCTCGCTGCTGCTGGCCTGCGCGGCGGAACACCAGACCGCGCTGATCCTGCTGGGCGTGGTGTTGTTTGGCGTCGGCATCGGCAATGCGACTTCGCTGCCGCCGCTGGTGGCGCAGGTGGAGTTCGTCAAGGAGGATGTTCCGCGTGTGGTCGCGCTGATCGTGGCCATGTCGCAGGGCCTGTGGGCGCTGGCGCCGGCAACGTTTGCCCTGCTGCTGGTGACTGGCAGCGGGAGCCCGGCACATCTGGGCGCGGGCACCGGCCTTTACTTCGGCGCGACCGTGCTGCTGCAACTGGCCGCCATCGCCTGCATGCTGGGCGGGCGCAAGCCTGCAGCCTGA
- a CDS encoding bifunctional diguanylate cyclase/phosphodiesterase, translating to MSVSTPTLDPTLDPALALHVLPHSGADRLSRLAARACAAPIAVIVAFEGGKAVFRAGTGFSPQEREGLVALCEATLEAPPRQPQLPARCAPDICFYRGLPLLREGGALLGVLAVMDKAARNLSTAQEEDLETLAGLAAAQLDARHLQAVQAAQHTEEDAQRLATRLGITLESITEGFYTLDTQWRFSYLNREGARLLGKPSTQLLGKSIWKEFPGAINTLFSEQVRAAVEGNYQVEFEALYAPLDKWFEIRAYPFPDGLAIYFRDVSERRKAREQLMLLETSISRLNDIVLIAEAVPSGRPGLRIIFVNNAFEQHTGYSPEEALGHSPRLLCGPLTQRSELERMRNAFQKGEPVQAELITYKKNGRHFWMEVDIVPVADDAGVFFTHWVAVGRDITRRKVAESEIKHLAFYDPLTQLPNRQLLMDRLDAALSHNRRHPREGALMFIDLDNFKTLNDTMGHQKGDLLLQQVARRLSACVRVTDTVARLGGDEFVVMLEDLGQDPREATVKAETVSGQILAALSEPYSLAGYQHYSTCSIGVTAFNQTLNNIGDLLKQADLAMYQAKMAGRNTVCFFNPAMQAAVTASAALQSDLRRGLREKQFLLYYQPQVGRDGRMTGVEALLRWQHDERGLVPPSEFIPAAEEAGLILPLGQWALETACRQLAAWAHRPETAALSIAVNVSVRQFRHPEFVDLVMAALKETKVSPHKLKLELTESLLAEDMEITITKMARLKKIGVTLSLDDFGMGYSSLSCLKRLPLDQLKIDKSFVEDILRDPNDAAIARTIIGLAQSLGLGVVAEGVETEAQRDFLSRHGCDCYQGYLFCRPLPIDELEAFIKTLKM from the coding sequence GTGTCCGTCTCCACTCCCACCCTTGATCCCACGCTTGATCCCGCGTTGGCACTCCATGTGCTGCCGCATTCCGGCGCCGACCGGCTCAGCCGGCTGGCGGCCCGCGCCTGCGCGGCGCCCATTGCCGTCATCGTGGCGTTTGAAGGCGGCAAGGCCGTGTTCCGCGCGGGCACCGGGTTTTCGCCCCAGGAGCGCGAAGGGCTGGTAGCGCTGTGCGAAGCGACGCTGGAAGCCCCGCCGCGCCAGCCGCAGCTGCCGGCGCGCTGCGCGCCCGACATCTGCTTTTACCGGGGCCTGCCGCTGCTGCGCGAGGGCGGCGCCCTGCTGGGCGTGCTGGCCGTGATGGACAAGGCGGCGCGAAACCTCAGCACCGCGCAGGAAGAAGACCTGGAAACACTCGCCGGCCTGGCCGCCGCGCAACTGGACGCGCGGCACCTGCAGGCCGTGCAGGCCGCGCAGCACACGGAAGAAGACGCCCAGCGCCTGGCCACGCGCCTGGGCATCACCCTCGAAAGCATCACCGAAGGGTTTTACACGCTCGATACGCAGTGGCGCTTCAGTTACCTCAACCGCGAGGGCGCGCGCCTGCTGGGCAAACCCTCCACGCAGTTGCTCGGCAAAAGCATCTGGAAGGAGTTTCCGGGCGCCATCAATACGCTGTTTTCAGAGCAGGTGCGGGCGGCGGTCGAAGGCAATTACCAGGTGGAGTTTGAAGCCCTGTACGCGCCGCTGGACAAATGGTTCGAAATACGCGCTTACCCCTTCCCCGACGGGCTGGCGATTTACTTTCGTGATGTGAGCGAGCGGCGCAAGGCCAGGGAGCAGCTGATGCTGCTGGAGACCAGCATCTCGCGCCTGAACGACATCGTGCTGATTGCAGAGGCCGTGCCCTCGGGCCGGCCCGGGCTGCGCATTATTTTTGTCAACAACGCCTTTGAGCAGCACACCGGCTACAGCCCCGAGGAAGCGCTGGGCCATTCGCCGCGCCTGCTGTGCGGGCCGCTGACGCAGCGCAGCGAGCTCGAACGCATGCGCAATGCCTTCCAGAAAGGCGAGCCGGTGCAGGCCGAACTCATCACCTACAAAAAAAACGGCCGGCATTTTTGGATGGAAGTCGACATCGTGCCTGTGGCCGACGATGCCGGCGTCTTCTTCACGCACTGGGTGGCGGTGGGGCGCGACATCACGCGGCGCAAGGTAGCCGAAAGCGAGATCAAGCACCTGGCCTTCTACGACCCGCTGACGCAATTGCCCAACCGCCAGCTGCTGATGGACCGCCTGGACGCGGCGCTGAGCCACAACCGCCGCCACCCGCGTGAAGGCGCGCTGATGTTCATCGACCTGGACAATTTCAAGACGCTGAACGACACCATGGGCCACCAGAAAGGCGACTTGCTGCTGCAGCAGGTGGCCAGGCGCCTGTCGGCCTGCGTGCGGGTGACCGACACGGTGGCGCGCCTGGGCGGGGACGAATTTGTGGTCATGCTGGAAGACCTGGGCCAGGACCCGCGCGAGGCGACGGTGAAGGCCGAGACCGTGAGCGGGCAGATCCTGGCGGCGCTGAGCGAGCCCTACAGCCTGGCCGGCTACCAGCACTACAGCACCTGCAGCATCGGCGTGACCGCCTTCAACCAGACGCTCAACAACATCGGCGACCTGCTCAAGCAGGCCGACCTGGCGATGTACCAGGCCAAGATGGCGGGGCGCAACACGGTCTGTTTTTTCAACCCCGCGATGCAGGCCGCCGTGACGGCCAGCGCCGCGCTGCAGTCCGACTTGCGGCGCGGCCTGCGCGAAAAACAGTTCCTGCTGTATTACCAGCCGCAGGTGGGGCGCGACGGCCGCATGACCGGCGTGGAGGCCCTGCTGCGCTGGCAGCACGACGAGCGCGGCCTGGTGCCGCCTTCGGAGTTCATCCCGGCGGCCGAAGAGGCCGGGCTGATTCTGCCGCTGGGGCAGTGGGCGCTGGAGACCGCCTGCCGCCAGCTGGCCGCCTGGGCCCACCGCCCCGAGACGGCCGCGCTGAGCATCGCCGTCAACGTGAGCGTGCGCCAGTTCCGCCACCCGGAGTTCGTCGACCTGGTGATGGCCGCGCTGAAGGAAACCAAAGTCAGCCCGCACAAACTCAAGCTGGAGCTGACGGAAAGCCTGCTGGCCGAGGACATGGAAATCACCATCACCAAGATGGCCAGACTCAAGAAGATTGGCGTGACGCTGTCGCTCGACGATTTCGGCATGGGCTACTCGTCGCTGTCGTGCCTCAAACGCCTGCCGCTGGACCAGCTCAAGATCGACAAGTCGTTTGTGGAAGACATCCTGCGCGACCCGAACGACGCCGCCATCGCCCGCACCATCATCGGCCTGGCACAAAGCCTGGGCCTGGGCGTTGTGGCCGAGGGGGTGGAGACCGAGGCGCAGCGCGACTTCTTGTCGCGCCACGGCTGCGACTGCTACCAGGGCTATTTGTTTTGCAGGCCGCTGCCGATTGACGAGCTGGAAGCCTTCATCAAGACGCTGAAGATGTAG
- the priA gene encoding primosomal protein N': protein MSHWLQVVVAAPAHSSIAGPLTYQSELPLAPGALVRVPLGKREVLGVVWEVLPDSGALLEMQTRHVAGVLEGLPPLSATWRKLVQFTAGYYQRSLGEVALAALPPQLRDLSSVQLARRLKRPVADTSHAPSTTNLIAPSLEQTRAIAEFDADTRPALLFGATGSGKTEVYLRAAARVLEQDPAAQVLVMVPEINLTPQLQARFEERFAHLGKERVVALHSGLTPAQRLKSWLAAHAGHARLVLGTRMAVFASLPNLRLLVVDEEHDPSYKQQEGARYSARDLAVYRAKIETEDATHDHGPCRVLLGSATPSLESWQATLAGRYQRLTMSERVAANDGGQGSLPTVRRVDMNHQPKHCVIAPPLLEAIAQRIARGEQSLIFLNRRGYAPVLACHDCGWKSECPHCSAYRVFHKIDRTLRCHHCGFTERVPRACPACGNIDIAPVGRGTERLEELLAELLASVKRPDGEPPRIARIDADTTRLKGALESQLASVHAGEVDVLVGTQMIAKGHDFRHITLVAAINPDGALFSSDFRAPERLFSLLMQAGGRAGRDARHSDASEMWVQTFHPAHPLFEALKKHDYPGFADQQLAERQAAGMSPFGFSALVRAEARAQDVAQGFLNAAAAQAEAQQLTGNGQVTAYPAVPMTIQRVANIERAQMLVESPSRAALQRFLAAWQPTLFETRQQAEFKSLIRWAIDVDPIAI, encoded by the coding sequence ATGAGCCATTGGCTACAAGTCGTCGTTGCGGCCCCCGCGCACAGTTCCATCGCCGGGCCGCTCACTTACCAAAGTGAATTGCCACTCGCTCCCGGTGCGCTGGTCCGTGTGCCGCTGGGCAAACGCGAGGTGCTGGGCGTGGTGTGGGAAGTCCTGCCCGACAGCGGCGCCCTGCTGGAGATGCAGACACGGCACGTTGCCGGCGTGCTGGAGGGTTTGCCCCCGCTGTCGGCCACCTGGCGCAAGCTGGTGCAGTTCACCGCCGGCTATTACCAGCGCTCTCTGGGCGAGGTGGCGCTGGCGGCATTGCCGCCGCAGCTGCGCGACCTCAGCAGCGTGCAGCTGGCGCGGCGCCTGAAGCGCCCCGTGGCAGATACCAGCCACGCGCCATCTACTACTAATTTGATAGCGCCAAGCCTAGAGCAGACAAGGGCTATAGCCGAATTTGATGCAGATACGCGGCCCGCGCTGCTGTTTGGCGCCACCGGCAGCGGCAAAACCGAGGTCTATTTGCGCGCCGCAGCCCGCGTGCTGGAACAAGACCCGGCGGCGCAGGTGCTGGTGATGGTGCCCGAGATCAACCTCACGCCGCAGTTGCAGGCACGTTTTGAAGAGCGGTTTGCCCACCTCGGCAAGGAGCGTGTAGTCGCCCTGCACAGCGGCCTGACGCCGGCCCAGCGCCTGAAAAGCTGGCTGGCGGCCCACGCCGGCCACGCGCGCCTGGTGCTGGGCACCCGCATGGCGGTGTTTGCCTCCCTGCCCAACCTGCGCCTGCTGGTGGTCGACGAAGAGCACGACCCCAGCTACAAGCAGCAGGAGGGCGCCCGCTACTCGGCGCGCGACCTGGCGGTATACCGCGCCAAGATTGAGACTGAAGACGCCACGCATGACCACGGCCCCTGCCGCGTGCTGCTCGGCTCCGCCACGCCGTCGCTGGAAAGCTGGCAAGCGACCCTGGCCGGCCGTTACCAGCGCCTGACCATGAGCGAACGTGTGGCCGCCAATGACGGCGGACAGGGAAGCCTGCCCACCGTTCGCCGCGTGGACATGAACCACCAGCCCAAGCACTGCGTCATCGCACCGCCGCTGTTGGAGGCGATTGCCCAGCGCATCGCCCGCGGCGAACAGTCGCTGATCTTTTTAAACCGGCGCGGTTATGCGCCGGTGCTGGCCTGCCACGACTGCGGCTGGAAAAGCGAGTGCCCGCACTGCAGCGCGTACCGCGTCTTCCACAAGATAGACCGCACCCTGCGCTGCCACCACTGCGGTTTTACCGAACGCGTGCCCCGCGCCTGCCCGGCCTGCGGCAACATCGACATCGCCCCGGTGGGCCGCGGTACCGAGCGGCTGGAAGAGCTCTTGGCCGAACTGCTCGCCAGCGTGAAACGGCCCGACGGCGAGCCGCCCCGCATCGCCCGCATCGACGCCGACACCACACGGCTCAAAGGCGCGCTTGAATCACAACTCGCCAGCGTGCACGCCGGCGAGGTCGACGTGCTGGTCGGCACGCAGATGATCGCCAAGGGCCACGACTTCCGGCACATCACGCTGGTAGCCGCCATCAACCCTGATGGCGCACTCTTTTCCAGCGACTTCCGCGCGCCCGAGCGGCTCTTTAGCTTGCTGATGCAGGCGGGTGGCCGCGCAGGCCGTGACGCCCGGCACAGCGACGCCAGCGAGATGTGGGTGCAAACCTTTCACCCCGCCCATCCGCTGTTTGAAGCACTCAAAAAACACGACTACCCGGGATTTGCCGACCAGCAACTGGCCGAACGCCAGGCCGCAGGCATGTCGCCCTTCGGCTTTTCAGCCCTGGTGCGCGCCGAAGCACGCGCGCAAGACGTCGCGCAAGGATTCCTCAACGCGGCAGCCGCCCAGGCCGAGGCGCAGCAACTCACCGGTAACGGGCAGGTCACCGCCTACCCAGCCGTGCCGATGACGATTCAGCGCGTGGCCAATATCGAACGCGCGCAGATGCTGGTCGAAAGCCCGTCTCGCGCGGCGCTGCAGCGTTTCCTTGCAGCCTGGCAGCCAACGCTGTTTGAGACGCGCCAGCAGGCTGAGTTCAAAAGCCTCATTCGCTGGGCGATTGATGTGGACCCGATTGCGATTTAG
- a CDS encoding aminoacyl-tRNA synthetase, with amino-acid sequence MRMNDQEYFRSCIAKERHLAQLLGHTRIEECYESAGTLWDSAQALPQWTRDWRACGPLMTAYGIAVAYEDGGVRLGATTVHFSDHPNRDRAVMYGVVKEVIFRLEHHKTVPVMAATSSAS; translated from the coding sequence ATGCGCATGAACGACCAGGAGTATTTCCGCAGCTGCATCGCCAAGGAGCGGCACCTGGCGCAGCTGCTGGGCCACACGCGCATTGAAGAATGCTATGAGAGCGCGGGCACCCTTTGGGACAGCGCCCAGGCCCTGCCGCAGTGGACGCGCGACTGGCGCGCCTGCGGGCCCCTGATGACGGCTTACGGCATCGCGGTGGCTTATGAAGACGGCGGCGTGAGGCTGGGCGCCACCACGGTGCACTTCAGCGACCACCCCAACCGCGACCGCGCCGTGATGTACGGCGTCGTCAAGGAGGTCATCTTCCGGCTGGAGCACCACAAGACGGTGCCGGTGATGGCGGCTACATCTTCAGCGTCTTGA